One segment of Cryptococcus neoformans var. grubii H99 chromosome 2, complete sequence DNA contains the following:
- a CDS encoding endoplasmic reticulum vesicle protein 25 codes for MILRIPSLLFLFTLLTAVCAVKFDLTSDRNPKPKCIWNFASAHSLVIVTANVPGEPDQQVDIQILDGSERGNVYLSKKDVRGEARLAATTHESADVGVCLTNRYTGSGSPRVVRSVELDVDIGADAIDYNAIANQESLSILEVEMRKLEAVTKEIVEEMGYLQRREMRMRDTNESTNQRVKVFSVLIICCTIGLGVWQLLHLRSFFKRKYLID; via the exons ATGATCCTCCGAATCCCCTCGCTCTTATTCCTCTTTACATTACTCACAGCAGTCTGCGCCGTCAAGTTTGACCTCACTTCCGATCGGAATCCCAAGCCCA AATG TATTTGGAATTTTGCATCCGCGCACTCTCTTGTGATCGTCACTGCCAACGTCCCCGGTGAACCTGATCAACAAGTTGAtatccaaatccttgaCGGCTCTGAGCGAGGAAATGTGTACCtgtcaaagaaggatgttAGAGGAGAGGCCAGGCTTGCGGCCACTACACATGAGTCTGCAGACGTTGGTGTTTGTTTGACCAACCGGTACACTGGAT CTGGGAGCCCAAGAGTGGTTAGGAGCGTGGAACTCGATGTTGACATTGGTGCCGATGCTATTGACTACAA TGCTATCGCCAATCAAGAATCCCTTTCAATCCTCGAAGTCGAGATGCGCAAGCTTGAAGCTGTCACCAAGGAAATCGTCGAGGAGATGGGGTATCTCcaaaggagagaaatgCGGATGAGAGATACCAATG AGAGCACAAACCAGCGAGTCAAGGTGTTTTCAGTCCTCATTATCTGCTGCACCATAGGACTTGGTGTCTGGCAG CTTTTGCATCTCCGATCATTCTTCAAGCGCAAGTATCTTATCGACTAA
- a CDS encoding cysteine-tRNA ligase has product MLPPILAKIPLRLLRPQATQQLRSLSYTMATNKSVVTQPTWYSPAKSTDEPVLRVYNSLTRSKDVFVPTNGRRVDWYNCGPTVYDSSHMGHARNYLTQDIVRRILRDYFSYDVNFVMNVTDIDDKIILRARESYLLDQAISSNPALSPELVSDVEAAFTKYLAKPLKSLTTPLEHPPNATSFEILDLLLQKDQSEAQWAKEAREREEKFGMYLASLSKARDAYNVAQQKVGKPEGEGQAVKDLVEGATDVLGPYLGEKLGHTITDPIAVCRRLASYWENAFFTDMARLRVLPPDTITRVSEYVPEIVSFVQRIIDNGFAYEGDGSIWFDVDKFEGAEGDGFRHEYAKLQPSSKGNKKLLDEGEGALTGSQGKRRPADFALWKAKSKPGEPAWPSPWGEGRPGWHIECSVMASAILGSGMDIHSGGVDLMFPHHDNELAQAEAYHGCKQWVNYFLHTGHLHIEGLKMSKSLKNFITIDEALQTYSARQLRLAFMLQIWNAKLDFKKDLIVDTKAKEETFDNFFTNVKARMTDAAARGPNEDGKHHYEEAEKSLMANFHKAQNDFRAALCDSFNTPAAIQTLLDLVSAVNLYFASRGREYNIAPVVTIAQWITRMLRMFGLGEGDVTSGQIGWGKEGDEVSGGDFEGKLDPYLRAMASFRDDIRRLAIEGATSGEILKLCDKFRDQDLANLGIQLDDGQSATGGALYKLVDPSILIRAREEKERAAAEKAEKKKAAEAKRIAQLEKGRVPPQEMFRPPNVAEGTYSAWDEQGLPTKDGEGQDLSKSLQKKVAKEWKVQEKAHGAWLAWQKEQEGK; this is encoded by the exons ATGCTACCTCCTATCCTTGCGAAAATACCTTTACGCCTTTTACGCCCACAAGCCACCCAGCAGCTCAGATCACTCTCATACACAATGGCAACCAACAAGTCAGTTGTCACACAGCCAACTTGGTACTCTCCAGCAAAGTCAACAGACGAACCAGTACTCAGAGTCTACAACTCCCTCACAAGGTCAAAGGATGTCTTTGTGCCCACAAATGGAAGGAGAGTCGACTGGTACAATTGTGGCCCTACCGTCTATGATTCATCTCATATGGGTCATGCCAG GAACTACCTCACTCAGGACATTGTCCGAAGAATATTGCGAGACTACTTCAGTTACGATGTCAACTTTGTTATGAACGTCACCGACATTGATGACAAGATCATCCTTCGAGCGCGTGAATCGTACCTCCTGGACCAAGCCATTTCCTCCAACCCTGCTCTTTCTCCCGAGCTCGTCTCCGACGTCGAAGCTGCGTTCACAAAGTACCTCGCCAAACCTCTCAAATCCCTTACCACTCCTCTTGAACACCCTCCTAATGCTACTTCTTTTGAAATCCTCGACTTGCTGTTGCAAAAGGATCAGTCTGAAGCTCAGTGGGCAAAGGAAGCGCgggaaagggaggaaaAGTTTGGAATGTACTTGGCAAGTCTTTCAAAAGCTAGGGATGCATACAATGTTGCCCAGCAAAAGGTTGGAAAGCCCGAAGGAGAGGGACAAGCGGTCAAAGACTTGGTTGAAGGAGCGACCGACGTTCTTGGACCATATCTTGGTGAAAAG CTTGGACACACTATTACCGATCCCATTGCTGTATGCCGGCGCCTTGCTTCTTACTGGGAGAATGCCTTCTTCACAGATATGGCCCGTCTCCGTGTACTCCCCCCCGACACCATCACCCGTGTTTCCGAATACGTACCCGAAATCGTCTCTTTCGTCCAGCGCATCATCGACAACGGGTTTGCTTATGAAGGTGATGGAAGCATTTGGTTTGATGTCGACAAGTTTGAGGGTGCAGAGGGTGATGGATTCAGGCATGAGTATGCCAAGCTTCAACCTTCAAGCAAGGGCAACAAGAAGCTGTTggatgagggtgaag GCGCTTTAACTGGTTCCCAGGGAAAGCGACGCCCTGCGGACTTTGCTCTCTGGAAAGCCAAGTCCAAGCCTGGAGAACCTGCCTGGCCATCACCTTGGGGAGAAGGTCGACCTGGGTGGCACATTGAGTGCTCTGTCATGGCTAGTGCGATCTTGGGTAGCGGAATGGACATTCACTCGGGTGGCGTGGATTTGATGTTCCCTCATCATGACAATGAACTTGCTCAAGCCGAG GCGTACCATGGCTGCAAGCAATGGGTCAACTACTTCTTACATACTGGTCATCTCCACATTGAAGgcttgaagatgagcaaGTCTCTCAAAAACTTTATCACCATCGAT GAAGCTCTCCAGACATACTCTGCCCGGCAATTACGACTTGCTTTCATGCTTCAAATATGGAATGCTAAGCTAGACTTCAAAAAGGACCTGATCGTTGAtaccaaggccaaggaagaGACATTTGAC AACTTTTTCACCAACGTCAAGGCTAGGATGACTGATGCTGCTGCTCGAGGCCCCAATGAGGACGGCAAGCACCACTACGAGGAGGCCGAGAAGAGCCTCATGGCCAA CTTCCACAAAGCTCAAAATGATTTCCGAGCTGCTCTTTGCGATTCGTTCAACACCCCCGCGGCCATCCAAACGCTTCTCGACCTCGTTTCCGCCGTCAATCTTTACTTTGCTTCTCGCGGCCGAGAGTATAACATTGCTCCTGTCGTTACAATTGCCCAATGGATTACCCGTATGCTTCGTATGTTCGGTCTCGGCGAAGGCGACGTCACATCTGGCCAGATCGGATGGGGTAAGGAGGGTGATGAGGTGTCTGGCGGCGACTTTGAAGGCAAGCTTGACCCTTACCTCCGAGCGATGGCCTCCTTTCGAGATGATATCCGTCGACTCGCTATTGAGGGCGCCACCTCTGGGGAGATCCTTAAGCTCTGTGACAAGTTTAGAGATCAGGACCTTGCGAATCTCGGTATCCAGCTCGATGACGGCCAGTCAGCAACTGGTGGTGCCTTGTACAAGCTTGTGGACCCCTCTATCCTCATCCGAGcaagagaggagaaggaacgAGCAGCTGCAGAGAaggctgagaagaagaaggctgctgaGGCGAAGAGGATTGCTCAGCTTGAAAAAGGTCGAGTGCCTCCTCAAGAGATGTTCAGGCCTCCCAACGTCGCCGAGGGAACCTACTCTGCATGGGACGAACAAGGGTTACCTACAAAGGATGGTGAGGGACAGGACTTGAGCAAAAGCTTGCAGAAGAAAGTGGCGAAGGAGTGGAAGGTTCAGGAAAAAGCACATGGCGCTTGGTTGGCTTGGCAGAAGGAGCAAGAGGGAAAATAG
- a CDS encoding signal recognition particle receptor subunit beta: MSHPGMADPAISIKPQSEISPEASSLTALLAHPLLQDPKFVAAAGGLALLLLFLTFFRQGKKTNKRNGPATVLLVGPSDGGKTSLFTKLIHGIYPQTHTSIVPSDTTFDLDSPYEDGQKKQIRLIDIPGHPRLRDEVKKYIADSAGVVFVMDIQGIVRNASGVAEQLPPILTALSNVSARLPPSAPPPKLLLLAHKADLLARPTPSPSHCPPEIPSSTLTASTDRLRSILTREMDRLKSTRGGTGGKIEGIGKVAGTSGGFFSKLFGGGAGDVAGEDEGDDDESLIWGGKGPFKWEDVEGVEVEWGASGLGATKGKPETESGNGLDELKAFLWDI, from the exons ATGTCTCATCCAGGGATGGCCGATCCGGCTATCTCTATCAAACCTCAAAGCGAAATATCTCCAGAGGCCAGTTCCCTCACAGCTTTGCTCGCTCATCCGCTCCTCCAGGATCCCAAGTTTGTGGCTGCAGCGGGTGGATTGGCACTGTTGCTGCTTTTCCTTACCT TTTTCCGTCAGGGCAAGAAAACTAACAAGCGGAATGGTCCTGCAACAGTCCTTCTCGTCGGACCGTCCGACGGAGGCAAGACTAGTTTGTTTACCAAG CTAATTCATGGCATTTATCCCCAAACCCACACCTCGATTGTTCCCTCCGACACCACTTTCGATCTTGACTCGCCGTATGAAGACGGCCAAAAGAAACAGATCCGCTTGATCGATATCCCTGGACATCCTAGATTGCGAGACGAAGTCAAGAAATACATTGCCGACTCTGCAGGGGTTGTATTTGTGATGGATATCCAAGGTATCGTCCGCAACGCATCTGGGGTAGCCGA GCAACTCCCTCCTATTCTCACAGCACTTTCCAATGTTTCTGCTCGACTCCCCCCTtccgctcctcctcccaaaTTGCTCTTGCTCGCCCACAAGGCCGATCTTCTCGCTCGCCCCACGCCCTCGCCCAGCCACTGCCCTCCAGaaatcccttcttccaccctcACAGCCTCTACCGACCGTCTCAGATCTATTCTCACCCGAGAAATGGACAGACTCAAGTCTACGCGTGGAGGAACAGGTGGGAAGATTGAGGGGATCGGAAAAGTTGCTGGGACGTCGGGTGGTTTCTTCAGCAAGCTGTTTGGCGGAGGAGCCGGGGATGTTgcgggagaagatgaaggtgatgacgatgagagcCTTATCTGGGGTGGGAAGGGGCCCTTTAAATGGGAAGATGTGGAGGGCGTCGAGGTTGAGTGGGGAGCGAGTGGATTAGGCGCGACTAAAGGGAAGCCAGAAACAGAGAGTGGTAATGGCTTGGATGAGTTAAAGGCATTTTTGTGGGACATCTAA
- a CDS encoding dCMP deaminase produces the protein MFIAIIGTPSSGKRTVLQYLEKKYGFKHLRLNKGKAQLAGTMNGVTDGIGKLDVESTATLFANASDLLDHVTRNWLSHFVTTDLRTYEEIDLFLKRPFFLLVSVDGPLRARFERERARVGEEGRNITLEDFIDAHDSLLHGLPSAQIHALPVLAQGQFMSDFRRILTLAHVHVDNNFTDVSALNWYLDRLDLLDEERLRPGWDTYFMTLASLASERSNCMKRRVGALLVRSKRILSTGYNGTPRGTRNCNQGGCSRCNGSARGGEALNECLCLHAEENALLEAGRERIGDDSVIYCNTCPCLRCSVKIVQCGVREVVYNQSYSMDEASARVLKEGGVILRQLHLPNEIW, from the exons ATGTTCATCGCAATCATCGGCACCCCATCTTCGGGAAAGCGGACCGTACTTCAGTATCTTGAAAAGAAATATGGATTCAAGCACTTGCGGTTAAACAAGGGGAAGGCACAA CTTGCGGGGACCATGAATGGTGTAACCGACGGCATTGGAAAGCTTGATGTTGAGTCTACAGCAACT CTTTTTGCCAATGCTTCCGATCTCCTCGACCACGTTACCCGCAACTGGCTTTCACATTTTGTCACTACAGATCTCCGGACCTATGAAGAAATAGACCTTTTTCTCAAGCGACCATTCTTCTTACTGGTCAGTGTGGACGGCCCTTTGCGTGCGAGATTCGAACGTGAACGAGCTAG ggttggagaagaaggaagaaataTAACCCTCGAAGATTTCATTGACGCTCACGACTCATTACTCCACGGCCTTCCCTCCGCACAAATTCATGCTCTCCCAGTTCTTGCCCAGGGTCAATTCATGTCAGACTTCCGGCGCATCCTCACGCTTGCCCATGTTCATGTTGACAATAATTTCACGGATGTCTCTGCCCTGAACTGGTACCTTGATCGCCTCGATCTTCTGGATGAGGAAAGGCTAAGGCCTGGATGGGACACTTACTTCATG ACTTTAGCGTCTTTGGCGTCAGAACGCTCAAATTGCATGAAACGACGAGTAGGGGCTTTGCTTGTGAGATCGAAGCGAATTCTGTCGACAGGTTATAATGGCACTCCAAGGGGCACTCGAAATTGCAATCAGGGGGGATGCTCTCGATGTAATGGCAGTGCAAGAGGAGGGGAAGCTC TGAATGAGTGTTTATGTTTACATGCAGAAGAGAATGCTTTGTTGGAGGCGGGGAGGGAGCGTATTGGCGATGATTCGGTGATTTATTGCAACAC ATGTCCTTGCCTCCGTTGTTCTGTCAAAATCGTACAATGTGGCGTTCGAGAAGTTGTCTACAATCAGAGTTACAGCATGGATGAAGCTTCCGCCAGGGTGCTTAAAGAGGGCGGTGTCATACTGCGACAGCTTCATCTACCGAACGAAATTTGGTGA
- a CDS encoding proline-, glutamic acid- and leucine-rich protein 1 gives MRTANISKPYRSQSCPFCKSRFKTGQRHNKELCALAASARNGEKFMDKIASLRKKRAQPQLRRKGYVTVTETDDNQPPEPSVVNNQIDSLTPSSFGRRRHAPRGFEDFTSSNQNRYNHPGNEPTDPDPISGDTPGQADCDAVWHVTGAPNEFGLFRKMLPGYQKGSEGYNIDSHGSPQNYGATQDENGSASGGDIGQDKSLVSLSPLRNQSRTLLLDWVLLQTGGLSIKSVQKLVDEVLLHPQFDMEELQNFNMRKALKDMDRDVVDITKERIELNSEEQSQNEEEEEEEEEEEEEEEEEEEEEEEEEEEEEEEEEEEEEEEEEEEEEEEEEDS, from the exons ATGAGAACAGCCAACATATCCAAACCCTATCGTTCACAGTCTTGTCCATTTTGTAAATCCAGATTCAAGACAGGACAGCGACACAACAAAGAACTGTGTGCCCTTGCGGCTTCTGCTCGGAATGGAGAGAAGTTTATGGACAAAATCGCCTCTTTgcgaaagaaaagagcgCAGCCACAACTCAGGCGGAAAGGTTATGTGACAGTCACAGAGACAGATGACAAT CAACCACCTGAACCATCGGTGGTCAATAATCAGATTGATTCTCTaacaccatcttcatttggaagacgacgacATGCTCCCAGAGGCTTCGAAGATTTCACATCAAGCAACCAAAACCGCTACAATCACCCTGGCAACGAACCTACCGACCCTGATCCTATATCCGGAGATACCCCAGGGCAAGCTGATTGCGATGCCGTATGGCATGTTACTGGGGCACCCAATGAGTTTGGCCTTTTCCGTAAAATGCTGCCAGGATACCAGaaaggaagtgaaggatATAATATAGATAGCCACGGCAGTCCGCAGAACTATGGGGCAACTCAAGATGAGAACGGATCTGCTTCGGGTGGGGATATAGGTCAAGACAAAAGTCTGGTCAG CCTTAGTCCTCTTCGCAATCAGTCACGGACACTGCTTCTGGATTGGGTCTTACTTCAGACCGGTGGATTGTCCATCAAAAGCGTACAGAAGTTAGTTGACGAagttcttctccatcctcaattCGATATGGAAGAATTGCAGAACTTCAACATGCGGAAAGCTCTAAAGGACATGGACCGTGATGTTGTGGATATCACGAAAGAACGCATTGAGCTCAATAGTGAGGAGCAAAGtcaaaatgaagaagaagaagaagaggaggaggaagaggaggaggaagaggaggaagaggaggaagaggaggaggaagaggaggaagaggaggaagaggaggaagaggaggaagaggaggaagaggaggaagaggaggaagaggaggaagaggaagacagcTAA
- a CDS encoding U3 small nucleolar RNA-associated protein 7, with the protein MDALLAAAGPLPQRKGRPGKVHQRTPHPTSHKTVARGDSKGNIDPSTQSILSSTRLPHSFHHSNLATGSSSAPIRPDGTLGRIGDKKLRAKIALQDVGNKRAKVERDDVNEWINKAIGGERGGIEVEEDLGEKTWRVKQEEIVKEVAMNVKGKKFDLKMEDMGNYKVDYTRNGRHLAIASSRGHVATFDWQAGKLHSEIHLKETVRDIKFLHSEAYYAVAQKKYVFIYDQNGVELHKLKQHIDPTHMEFLPFHYLLSTVGNAGYLKYHDTSTGVMLTQIPTRLGSPHTRHTHMLLFHPSISTLPHATQAPAPKSPTTIKSVAYTANLRWPGKCLNCRENFQVLRNLLQ; encoded by the exons ATGGACGCCCTCTTAGCAGCCGCGggtcctcttcctcagaggaagggaagacCAGGCAAGGTCCACCAACGCACTCCTCATCCAACCTCCCACAAGACCGTCGCTCGTGGAGACAGCAAGGGCAATATTGATCCCTCGACGCAGTCCATCTTGAGCAGCACGCGGTTACCACACTCTTTCCACCACTCCAACCTCGCTACGggatcatcatctgcaCCTATACGACCTGATGGAACTCTAGGAAGAATAGGGGACAAGAAATTGCGGGCGAAAATCGCCTTGCAAGATGTGGGCAACAAGCGGGCAAAAGTTGAAAGGGATGATGTGAACGAATGGATAAACAAGGCCATCGGAGGTGAGAGAGGTGGGATtgaggtggaagaagatttaGGGGAGAAGACTTGGAGAGTCAAACAGGAGGAAATTGTGAAAGAAGTGGCAATGAACGTCAAGGGGAAAAAGTTTGatttgaagatggaggatatGGGAAACTACAAAGTGGACTACACTCGGAACGGCAGACACCTTGCTATCGCTTCGTCTCGCGGTCATGTTGCCACTTTCGACTGGCAAGCCGGTAAACTGCATTCCGAAATTCACCTGAAGGAGACTGTTCGGGATATTAAGTTTCTCCATTCCGAGGCATACTATGCCGTCGCTCAGAAGAAATATGTCTTTATCTACGACCAAAATGGCGTGGAATTACA TAAATTGAAACAACATATCGACCCTACTCATATGGAATTTTTGCCATTCCATTACCTTTTGTCTACCGTC GGTAACGCCGGTTATCTCAAGTACCACGATACATCCACCGGTGTCATGTTAACTCAGATCCCCACCCGTCTTGGTTCCCCTCATACGCGACATACACATatgcttctcttccatccgtCCATATCAACTCTACCTCATGCGACACAAGCACCAGCTCCCAAGTCCCCCACGACCATAAAATCAGTAGCGTACACTGCCAACTTGCGATGGCCTGGTAAGTGTCTCAATTGCAGAGAGAACTTTCAAGTCCTCCGCAACCTACTACAGTGA
- a CDS encoding U3 small nucleolar RNA-associated protein 7, variant 2, translating into MDALLAAAGPLPQRKGRPGKVHQRTPHPTSHKTVARGDSKGNIDPSTQSILSSTRLPHSFHHSNLATGSSSAPIRPDGTLGRIGDKKLRAKIALQDVGNKRAKVERDDVNEWINKAIGGERGGIEVEEDLGEKTWRVKQEEIVKEVAMNVKGKKFDLKMEDMGNYKVDYTRNGRHLAIASSRGHVATFDWQAGKLHSEIHLKETVRDIKFLHSEAYYAVAQKKYVFIYDQNGVELHKLKQHIDPTHMEFLPFHYLLSTVGNAGYLKYHDTSTGVMLTQIPTRLGSPHTRHTHMLLFHPSISTLPHATQAPAPKSPTTIKSVAYTANLRWPAED; encoded by the exons ATGGACGCCCTCTTAGCAGCCGCGggtcctcttcctcagaggaagggaagacCAGGCAAGGTCCACCAACGCACTCCTCATCCAACCTCCCACAAGACCGTCGCTCGTGGAGACAGCAAGGGCAATATTGATCCCTCGACGCAGTCCATCTTGAGCAGCACGCGGTTACCACACTCTTTCCACCACTCCAACCTCGCTACGggatcatcatctgcaCCTATACGACCTGATGGAACTCTAGGAAGAATAGGGGACAAGAAATTGCGGGCGAAAATCGCCTTGCAAGATGTGGGCAACAAGCGGGCAAAAGTTGAAAGGGATGATGTGAACGAATGGATAAACAAGGCCATCGGAGGTGAGAGAGGTGGGATtgaggtggaagaagatttaGGGGAGAAGACTTGGAGAGTCAAACAGGAGGAAATTGTGAAAGAAGTGGCAATGAACGTCAAGGGGAAAAAGTTTGatttgaagatggaggatatGGGAAACTACAAAGTGGACTACACTCGGAACGGCAGACACCTTGCTATCGCTTCGTCTCGCGGTCATGTTGCCACTTTCGACTGGCAAGCCGGTAAACTGCATTCCGAAATTCACCTGAAGGAGACTGTTCGGGATATTAAGTTTCTCCATTCCGAGGCATACTATGCCGTCGCTCAGAAGAAATATGTCTTTATCTACGACCAAAATGGCGTGGAATTACA TAAATTGAAACAACATATCGACCCTACTCATATGGAATTTTTGCCATTCCATTACCTTTTGTCTACCGTC GGTAACGCCGGTTATCTCAAGTACCACGATACATCCACCGGTGTCATGTTAACTCAGATCCCCACCCGTCTTGGTTCCCCTCATACGCGACATACACATatgcttctcttccatccgtCCATATCAACTCTACCTCATGCGACACAAGCACCAGCTCCCAAGTCCCCCACGACCATAAAATCAGTAGCGTACACTGCCAACTTGCGATGGCCTG CTGAAGACTGA